A window of the Hordeum vulgare subsp. vulgare chromosome 5H, MorexV3_pseudomolecules_assembly, whole genome shotgun sequence genome harbors these coding sequences:
- the LOC123452769 gene encoding LOW QUALITY PROTEIN: probable GTP-binding protein OBGC2 (The sequence of the model RefSeq protein was modified relative to this genomic sequence to represent the inferred CDS: deleted 2 bases in 1 codon) encodes MSKTPGKSPRTPRRTLESYTIKGSDGVIRPGDSVLMKAPDSSKPPYVAKIEEIEAAGPRGANVKVKVRWYYRPEESIGGRRPFHGEKEVFLSDHQDVQSADTIECKCNVYSFRDYTKLAAVNPEDYFCRFEYKSITGSFVPDRIAVFCKCEMPYNPDDLMIQCEECSDWFHPACIGKTIKEAKKLENFTCEGCVAENGNANGVKNENSHESTGESDEKVTCLTDDALPARNCIAGTVVRRKKGSVLADLAHPGDEVLVARGGQGGISLIDAPDYKRGKAMALSPNVMRDVTDKVLTHGQPGEEISLELILRVVADVGLVGLPNAGKSTLLSAITLARPDIADYPFTTLMPNLGRLGGDPTLGALQFSSGATLADLPGLIEGAHLGKGLGRNFLRHLRRTRVIVHVVDAAADDPVNDYKIVREELRMYNPKYLERPYVVVLNKIDLPKAQDRLSSLALEISSVGCEESHDKNASKEKLNVNFNRHHMSEDDDKELGDYPRPQAVIGASVLRRIGIDEMLKEIRTALGKCSDHMLPGP; translated from the exons atgtCAAAGACGCCGGGGAAGTCGCCGCGGACGCCGCGCCGGACCCTGGAGTCCTACACCATCAAGGGATCCGACGGCGTCATCCGCC CTGGAGACTCTGTGCTCATGAAGGCGCCCGACTCATCAAAGCCTCCATATGTGGCCAAGATTGAGGAAATCGAGGCAGCAGGACCTCGGGGCGCAAATGTCAAGGTTAAAGTGCGGTGGTACTACCGGCCAGAAGAGTCTATTGGTGGGCGGAGGCCATTCCATGGCGAAAAGGAGGTGTTCCTCTCCGACCACCAAGATGTGCAGAGTGCTGACACCATAGAGTGCAAGTGCAATGTCTACAGCTTCCGGGACTACACCAAGCTTGCTGCTGTCAATCCTGAGGACTATTTTTGCCGCTTCGAGTACAAGTCAATCACAGGCAGCTTTGTGCCTGACCGCATAGCTGT GTTTTGCAAGTGTGAGATGCCATACAACCCTGACGATCTTATGATCCAGTGTGAGGAATGCTCTGATTG GTTTCACCCTGCTTGTATTGGAAAGACCATAaaagaagcaaagaagcttgagaATTTTACATGCGAAGGTTGCGTTGCTGAAAATGGAAATGCGAATGGAGTCAAGAATGAAAATTCGCATGAATCTACAGGCGAGTCAGATGAGAAG GTTACGTGTTTGACTGATGATGCCTTGCCTGCTCGC AATTGCATTGCAGGTACCGTTGTGAGGCGCAAGAAGGGGTCTGTTCTTGCTGATTTGGCCCACCCTGGTGATGAGGTGCTCGTCGCCAGGGGTGGACAGGGCGGG ATCAGCTTGATCGATGCGCCCGATTACAAAAGAGGGAAAGCCATGGCTTTATCGCCTAATGTCATGCGTGATGTTACTGATAAG GTATTAACGCATGGCCAGCCTGGTGAGGAAATAAGCTTGGAATTAATCTTAAGGGTGGTTGCAGATGTTGGCCTAGTG GGACTTCCAAATGCTGGAAAATCAACACTTCTATCAGCTATAACACTTGCAAGACCAGACATTGCGGACTATCCATTTACTACATTAATGCCAAATCTTGGCCGGCTTGGTGGAGATCCCACTTTAGGGGCGTTGCAGTTTTCCTCTGGAGCAACATTGGCAGATTTGCCAGGTCTTATTGAGGGCGCTCATCTGGGCAAG GGTCTTGGTCGCAATTTCTTGAGACATTTGAGGAGAACGAGAGTAATCGTCCACGTCGTTGATGCTGCTGCTGATGACCCTGTTAATGATTATAAGATTGTCAGAGAA GAATTAAGGATGTATAACCCCAAATACCTGGAGCGACCTTATGTTGTGGTTCTGAACAAGATTGATCTTCCTAAG GCCCAAGATAGGTTATCTTCATTAGCACTTGAAATATCTTCAGTAGGCTGTGAAGAAAGCCACGACAAAAATGCCAGCAAAGAAAAGCTAAATGTGAACTTCAACAGACACCATATGTCAGAAGACGATGATAAGGAACTTGGGGACTATCCAAGACCTCAAGCTGTAATCGGTGCAAGCGTACT AAGGCGCATCGGGATCGACGAGATGCTGAAGGAGATCAGGACAGCCCTGGGAAAATGCTCAGATCACATGTTACCAGGACCATGA